A genomic segment from Dietzia psychralcaliphila encodes:
- a CDS encoding superoxide dismutase family protein gives MTAQTARTQPATTRATPIRGRARRSTTFVALTAAALLAASCGTGEDSPAAEGNTTPQEDTATTAATGTEGDEQGGQSFATAELTDPEGGQLGTVEFVEADGGTLVTVEATGLQPGFHGLHIHTTGLCEPDSANPNDPEERGAFLSAGGHLAGPDGGAGHPEHAGDLPPLYVAGDGTARITTLTDRLDRELLLDDDGSAVMIHENSDNLANIPERYAPEGPDEDTLMAGDGGSRSACGVVLG, from the coding sequence ATGACCGCACAGACCGCTCGCACACAGCCCGCCACCACACGGGCCACGCCCATTCGCGGCCGCGCGCGCAGGAGCACCACGTTCGTCGCTCTGACCGCCGCCGCCCTGCTGGCCGCCTCGTGCGGGACCGGCGAGGATTCGCCCGCCGCCGAGGGAAACACCACTCCCCAGGAGGACACCGCCACGACTGCCGCCACCGGAACCGAGGGTGACGAGCAGGGCGGCCAGTCCTTCGCCACGGCCGAACTCACCGACCCGGAGGGCGGACAGCTCGGCACGGTGGAGTTCGTCGAGGCCGACGGCGGCACCCTGGTGACCGTCGAGGCGACCGGACTGCAGCCCGGCTTCCACGGCCTGCACATCCACACCACCGGCCTGTGCGAGCCGGACAGCGCCAACCCCAACGACCCCGAGGAGCGAGGGGCGTTCCTCTCGGCTGGTGGGCACCTTGCCGGTCCCGACGGCGGGGCCGGCCACCCCGAGCACGCGGGGGACCTGCCGCCGCTCTACGTCGCCGGCGACGGGACCGCACGCATCACCACGCTCACCGACCGGCTGGACCGCGAGCTGCTCCTGGACGACGACGGCTCGGCCGTGATGATCCACGAGAACTCGGACAACCTGGCCAACATCCCGGAGCGCTACGCGCCGGAGGGGCCCGACGAGGACACGCTGATGGCGGGTGACGGAGGCAGCCGCAGCGCCTGCGGTGTCGTCCTCGGCTGA
- a CDS encoding GlxA family transcriptional regulator codes for MKIAVHVFDGITMFHLAAPLLVFGEVTRLGLANGWTVNTWSAHGLGVRTAEGLLLEDLCGPDVAAEADLLVFPSWPVDLRDPVPELLDVIHGAHRRGAAVAGLCLGAFPVVASGVLDGRSAVTHWEGAEELGRRAPGVEVRSADLYIDHGDVLTSAGTASSLDACLHLVRRHLGSAEAATLARHIVVAPHREGDQAQYIQQPIPQRSGDDRVGEAIEWALSNLDQRLSVDDLAARACMSRRNFVRSFHKVTGTSPARWVLSRRLDHARVLLEKTSRPVGTIAQECGFGSVVTFRQNFVRTFSTTPTSYRGRFGDSGPS; via the coding sequence ATGAAGATCGCCGTCCACGTCTTCGACGGGATCACGATGTTCCATCTGGCGGCGCCCCTGCTCGTGTTCGGAGAGGTCACGCGTCTGGGTCTCGCGAACGGGTGGACGGTGAACACCTGGAGCGCCCACGGGCTGGGGGTCCGTACCGCGGAAGGCCTTCTCCTGGAAGACCTCTGCGGTCCCGACGTCGCGGCAGAGGCTGATCTGCTCGTGTTCCCGTCGTGGCCCGTCGACCTACGGGACCCGGTCCCCGAGTTGCTCGACGTGATCCACGGCGCGCACCGTCGCGGCGCCGCCGTCGCGGGTCTGTGCCTCGGCGCGTTCCCGGTGGTGGCCAGTGGCGTTCTCGACGGCCGTTCCGCCGTCACCCATTGGGAGGGGGCCGAGGAGCTCGGCCGCCGGGCGCCCGGCGTGGAGGTCCGGTCTGCGGATCTCTACATCGATCACGGTGACGTGCTCACCTCGGCCGGGACGGCCTCCTCGTTGGATGCGTGCCTGCATCTGGTCCGGAGACACCTGGGTTCGGCCGAGGCCGCGACGCTCGCGCGTCACATCGTGGTGGCACCGCACAGAGAGGGCGACCAGGCGCAGTACATCCAGCAACCGATCCCGCAGCGCAGCGGTGACGACCGGGTGGGGGAGGCCATCGAATGGGCCCTGTCGAACCTGGATCAGCGGCTCTCCGTGGATGACCTGGCGGCGAGGGCCTGCATGAGCCGACGGAACTTCGTCCGGTCGTTCCACAAGGTCACGGGCACCAGTCCAGCGCGATGGGTACTGTCCCGTCGGCTGGATCACGCTCGGGTGCTCCTCGAGAAGACCTCGCGCCCGGTCGGCACGATCGCACAGGAGTGCGGGTTCGGCAGTGTGGTGACCTTCCGGCAGAACTTCGTCCGGACGTTCTCCACGACCCCCACCTCGTATCGGGGCCGGTTCGGGGACTCCGGGCCGAGCTAG
- a CDS encoding glucose 1-dehydrogenase, producing MGRVEGKVAIITGAARGMGEGDARRLVEEGARVVLTDVLDEQGEAVAAELGANARYRHLDVSAPEQWKAVVEETVADWGGVDVLVNNAGIANGAELHKFRHDKWQQILDVNLTGTFYGCQAVTETMIAAGRGSIINVSSIEGMRGTPWAHGYVAAKWAVRGLTKSVALELAPHGIRCNSLHPGLVRTPITEGIPDDMIPIPLGRLGTVEDVANFVLFLASDESSYATATEFVVDGGTINGIPHKQL from the coding sequence ATGGGTCGGGTCGAGGGCAAGGTCGCCATCATCACGGGCGCCGCGCGGGGGATGGGTGAGGGTGATGCGCGCCGGCTCGTAGAGGAGGGCGCCAGGGTCGTGCTCACCGACGTGCTCGACGAGCAGGGCGAGGCCGTGGCGGCAGAACTGGGGGCGAACGCGCGCTACCGTCACCTCGATGTGTCCGCTCCCGAGCAGTGGAAGGCCGTCGTCGAGGAGACGGTCGCCGACTGGGGCGGGGTCGACGTCCTGGTCAACAACGCCGGGATCGCCAATGGTGCCGAGCTGCACAAGTTCCGGCACGACAAGTGGCAGCAGATCCTCGACGTGAACCTCACGGGGACCTTCTACGGGTGCCAGGCGGTCACCGAGACGATGATCGCCGCCGGCCGCGGCTCGATCATCAACGTGTCCTCGATCGAGGGCATGCGCGGCACCCCGTGGGCGCACGGGTACGTGGCCGCGAAGTGGGCGGTCCGCGGGCTCACCAAGTCGGTCGCGCTCGAACTCGCCCCGCACGGAATCCGCTGTAACTCACTGCACCCGGGGCTCGTCCGCACCCCCATCACCGAGGGCATCCCGGACGACATGATCCCCATCCCCCTGGGCCGCCTCGGCACGGTCGAGGACGTGGCCAACTTCGTCCTGTTCCTGGCCTCGGACGAGTCCTCCTACGCCACCGCCACCGAGTTCGTGGTGGACGGCGGCACCATCAACGGGATCCCGCACAAGCAGCTGTAG
- a CDS encoding MBL fold metallo-hydrolase, whose protein sequence is MLLERIYDTDLAQASYFIGCQSSGEAIVVDPRRDLEPYFEMAEQHNMTIVKVAETHIHADYLSGTRELAAATGATTYLSGEGGEDWSYGFDAELLNDGDVIELGNIAIKAVHTPGHTPEHLMFLITDGAFADEPGYALTGDFVFCGDLGRPDLLDEVADGGDSTGGDSTGGGSGDGHGAGSTNGGSTSKDTRHESAAQLFASLRDHFLTLPDHVQVFPAHGAGSACGKSLGALPSSSVGYERKFAWWPKYVQNDDEEGFVSELLDGQPDAPAYFGRMKRENRDGPPVLGYPLAELPELPAEKVVSGIEAGELVVVDPRSADEVHEGTVSGAINLPAGQAGTYAGWAIDPEQDTRGLVMLTENRETAEELRRHVARVGIDTTAGYITSRDGLPAFVPETVEPRGLDDREPAMVLDVRAATEFDEGHVPDATQVHGGQVMWERDRLPDSGTIVTYCQSGARSSVVASAMRSAGYTVVELEGSFQAWEAAGLPTE, encoded by the coding sequence ATGCTCCTCGAACGCATCTATGACACCGACCTCGCCCAGGCCAGCTACTTCATCGGTTGCCAGAGCAGCGGGGAGGCGATCGTCGTGGACCCCCGTCGTGACCTCGAGCCGTACTTCGAGATGGCTGAGCAGCACAACATGACGATCGTCAAGGTCGCCGAGACGCACATCCACGCCGACTACCTGTCCGGCACCCGCGAGCTGGCCGCCGCCACCGGCGCGACCACCTACCTCTCGGGCGAGGGCGGCGAGGACTGGAGCTACGGCTTCGACGCCGAACTGCTCAATGACGGCGACGTCATCGAGCTGGGCAACATCGCCATCAAGGCCGTGCACACGCCGGGCCACACACCCGAGCACCTGATGTTCCTCATCACCGACGGCGCGTTCGCCGACGAACCCGGCTACGCGCTCACCGGCGACTTCGTCTTCTGCGGCGACCTTGGTCGACCCGACCTGCTCGATGAGGTCGCGGACGGCGGGGATTCGACCGGCGGGGATTCGACCGGCGGGGGTTCCGGTGACGGTCACGGTGCGGGCTCCACCAACGGGGGTTCCACCAGCAAGGACACCCGCCACGAGAGCGCGGCGCAGCTCTTCGCCAGCCTGCGCGACCACTTCCTCACCCTGCCCGACCACGTCCAGGTGTTCCCGGCCCACGGCGCCGGCTCGGCCTGCGGCAAGTCCCTGGGCGCCCTGCCCTCGAGCTCGGTGGGATACGAGCGGAAGTTCGCGTGGTGGCCGAAGTACGTGCAGAACGACGACGAGGAGGGCTTCGTCTCCGAGCTACTCGACGGCCAGCCCGACGCGCCGGCCTACTTCGGGCGGATGAAGCGCGAGAACCGGGACGGTCCCCCCGTCCTCGGATATCCGCTCGCGGAGCTGCCCGAACTGCCGGCGGAGAAGGTGGTCTCCGGTATCGAGGCGGGCGAGCTCGTCGTCGTCGACCCCCGTTCCGCCGACGAGGTCCACGAGGGCACGGTCTCGGGCGCCATCAACCTCCCCGCCGGCCAGGCGGGGACGTACGCGGGCTGGGCGATCGACCCCGAGCAGGACACTCGCGGACTGGTCATGCTCACCGAGAACCGCGAGACGGCCGAGGAGCTGCGGCGACACGTCGCGCGGGTCGGAATCGACACCACGGCCGGGTACATCACCTCACGCGACGGCCTGCCGGCATTCGTCCCGGAGACGGTCGAACCGCGGGGACTCGACGACCGTGAGCCCGCCATGGTGCTGGACGTCCGTGCCGCCACGGAGTTCGACGAGGGCCACGTCCCGGACGCCACGCAGGTGCACGGCGGTCAGGTGATGTGGGAGCGCGACCGGCTGCCGGACTCCGGGACCATCGTGACCTACTGCCAGTCGGGAGCCCGCAGTTCGGTGGTGGCCAGCGCGATGCGCAGTGCCGGGTACACCGTGGTCGAGCTCGAGGGCAGCTTCCAGGCCTGGGAGGCCGCCGGTCTGCCGACGGAGTGA
- a CDS encoding heavy metal translocating P-type ATPase encodes MTDTNTDIDIASQPATTFVDLQIEGMTCASCANRIERKLNKLDGVTAEVNYATEKARVEYAPGVESQLLLDTVAQAGYSARLPRPRPKRPSTPAPGAAGTPAGTTGNAADATHNSAGDHSATGHSTTDDSTTDDSAAPDRVESLRQRVIISAVLSVPVIAMAMIPALQFTNWQWLSLTLAAPVVVWGGWPFHRAAAINLRHGAFTMDTLVSIGTSAAFLWSLYALFFGHAGMPGMTHGFEFSLSPSDGAGDIYLEAAAGVTTFVLLGRYFEARSKRSAGAALRALLEIGAKDVAVLRGGVETRIPVEDLQVDDEFVVRPGEKIATDGQIVDGASAVDTAMVTGESVPAEVSAGDSVVGGTVNTSGRLVVRATRVGSDTQLAQMAQMVEDAQSGKAAAQRLADRISGIFVPVVLVLAVATFAYWMITGSGTSMAFTAAVAVLIIACPCALGLATPMALMVGTGRGAQMGILIKGPEVLESTRRVDTIVLDKTGTVTTGAHALVSVTAADGEDEARLLRLAGAVEDASEHPIARAIAAGARERVGDLPDVRGFRNTEGLGVSGRVGAERTDGNRDDDNRDDDEVVVVGRPALLAERDMPLPAELERAIDEASERGQTAVAVGWGGRARGVLVVADQIKDTSAEAIRRFRGLGLTPVLLTGDNARVAASVAAQVGIEPGPDTVISETVIAEVLPADKVEVIRRLQSEGRVVAMVGDGVNDAAALATADLGLAIGTGTDAAIEASDLTLVRGDLRAAADAIRLSRRTLGTIKGNLFWAFAYNIAALPLAAAGLLNPMIAGAAMAFSSVFVVLNSLRLRRFRAAA; translated from the coding sequence ATGACCGACACCAACACCGACATCGATATCGCCAGCCAGCCGGCGACCACCTTCGTCGACCTCCAGATCGAGGGCATGACCTGCGCCTCGTGCGCCAACCGCATCGAGCGCAAGCTCAACAAGCTGGACGGCGTCACTGCCGAGGTCAACTACGCCACAGAGAAGGCGCGCGTGGAGTACGCCCCGGGCGTGGAATCGCAGCTGCTGCTGGACACCGTCGCGCAGGCCGGCTACTCGGCGCGGCTGCCACGTCCTCGACCCAAACGGCCGAGCACGCCCGCGCCTGGCGCGGCCGGGACGCCCGCCGGGACGACCGGCAACGCGGCCGACGCCACGCACAACAGTGCCGGTGACCACAGCGCCACCGGCCACAGCACCACCGATGACAGCACCACCGATGACAGCGCGGCCCCCGACCGGGTCGAGAGCCTGCGCCAGCGAGTGATCATCTCCGCCGTTCTGTCTGTGCCGGTGATCGCGATGGCCATGATCCCGGCACTGCAGTTCACCAACTGGCAGTGGCTCTCACTCACCCTCGCCGCTCCGGTCGTGGTGTGGGGTGGCTGGCCCTTCCACCGCGCGGCGGCGATCAACCTCCGGCACGGCGCGTTCACCATGGACACCCTCGTGTCGATCGGCACGTCCGCCGCCTTCCTCTGGTCGCTGTACGCCCTGTTCTTCGGTCACGCCGGCATGCCCGGGATGACGCACGGATTCGAGTTCTCGCTCTCACCCAGTGACGGCGCCGGCGACATCTACCTCGAGGCCGCGGCGGGGGTCACCACCTTCGTGCTGCTGGGCCGCTACTTTGAGGCCCGGTCCAAGCGGTCGGCGGGCGCGGCGCTGCGAGCGCTGCTCGAGATCGGCGCCAAAGACGTCGCGGTGCTGCGCGGCGGTGTCGAGACCCGGATCCCCGTGGAGGACCTGCAGGTCGACGACGAGTTCGTCGTGCGGCCCGGCGAGAAGATCGCCACCGACGGTCAGATCGTCGACGGCGCCTCGGCCGTGGACACCGCCATGGTCACCGGCGAATCCGTGCCGGCCGAGGTGTCCGCCGGCGACTCCGTGGTGGGCGGGACCGTCAACACCAGTGGCCGGCTGGTCGTGCGCGCCACCCGTGTCGGCTCGGACACCCAACTCGCGCAGATGGCGCAGATGGTCGAGGACGCGCAATCCGGTAAGGCCGCAGCCCAGCGTCTGGCCGACCGCATCTCCGGCATCTTCGTGCCCGTGGTGCTGGTGCTGGCGGTGGCGACGTTCGCGTACTGGATGATCACCGGCTCCGGCACCTCCATGGCGTTCACGGCCGCGGTCGCGGTGCTGATCATCGCCTGCCCGTGCGCACTGGGCCTCGCCACGCCCATGGCGCTGATGGTGGGTACGGGCCGGGGCGCGCAGATGGGCATCCTCATCAAGGGGCCGGAGGTGCTGGAGTCCACCCGTCGCGTGGACACGATCGTGTTGGACAAGACGGGCACCGTCACCACCGGTGCGCACGCGCTCGTCTCAGTCACGGCCGCCGACGGCGAGGACGAGGCGCGACTGCTGCGCCTGGCCGGAGCGGTCGAGGACGCCTCCGAACACCCCATCGCCCGGGCGATCGCCGCCGGCGCCCGCGAGCGGGTCGGTGATCTGCCTGACGTGCGTGGCTTCCGCAACACCGAGGGGCTGGGGGTGTCGGGACGGGTCGGTGCCGAGCGCACCGACGGCAACCGTGACGACGACAACCGTGACGACGACGAGGTGGTCGTGGTGGGCCGTCCGGCCCTGCTCGCCGAGCGCGACATGCCGCTGCCGGCCGAGCTCGAGCGGGCGATCGACGAGGCCTCCGAGCGCGGCCAGACCGCGGTGGCCGTCGGCTGGGGCGGCCGGGCCCGCGGTGTCCTGGTGGTGGCGGACCAGATCAAGGACACCTCCGCCGAGGCGATCCGTCGTTTCCGAGGCCTGGGTCTGACCCCTGTCCTGCTGACCGGCGACAACGCCAGGGTGGCCGCGTCGGTGGCCGCGCAGGTGGGGATCGAACCCGGCCCGGACACCGTGATCTCCGAGACGGTCATCGCTGAAGTGCTGCCCGCCGACAAGGTCGAGGTGATCCGCCGGCTGCAGTCCGAGGGTCGGGTCGTGGCCATGGTCGGCGACGGCGTCAACGACGCGGCAGCGCTGGCCACCGCCGACCTGGGCCTGGCGATCGGCACGGGCACCGACGCGGCGATCGAGGCCTCCGACCTCACGCTGGTCCGCGGTGACCTGCGCGCGGCGGCCGACGCCATCCGGCTGTCCCGCCGGACGCTGGGCACCATCAAGGGCAACCTGTTCTGGGCGTTCGCCTACAACATCGCCGCGCTCCCGCTGGCCGCGGCCGGCCTGCTCAACCCGATGATCGCGGGTGCGGCGATGGCGTTCTCCTCGGTGTTCGTGGTGCTCAACAGTCTGCGGTTGCGGCGGTTCCGCGCCGCGGCCTGA
- a CDS encoding patatin-like phospholipase family protein encodes MLACGGTIGGAWTIAALSALDMQRGRAQDPRLRSHLASTPPGVPPLPRLPLLNPGLLRSRSGLAAVTGIAPTGRADADWLQRLADGFSSGGRLPHRDVRMVAYDVRSGKRVALGAPGSPTVSVGEALRASWAIPGWMPPVPVGDRLFVDGGAASTASVDLLTSRDADLVYVIAPMASAPGVRAPGPGGVLEHRLLRRPMSTGLDAEIASARARGTTVIPIRPTARDLAGLGANFMRRSRRAAAFEAAMTTAPGTVRAALSGDTLSGNGTGA; translated from the coding sequence GTGTTGGCCTGCGGCGGCACGATCGGTGGAGCGTGGACGATCGCGGCCCTGTCCGCCCTGGACATGCAGCGCGGCCGCGCGCAGGACCCGCGGCTCCGCAGCCACCTGGCGTCCACCCCTCCGGGAGTCCCTCCGCTCCCGCGCCTGCCGCTGTTGAACCCCGGGTTGCTGCGGTCGCGGTCGGGGCTCGCCGCCGTGACCGGCATCGCCCCCACCGGCCGTGCCGACGCCGACTGGCTGCAGCGTCTCGCCGACGGCTTCAGCAGCGGAGGCCGGCTCCCGCACCGGGACGTGAGAATGGTGGCCTACGACGTCCGCTCGGGAAAGAGGGTCGCGTTGGGCGCCCCGGGATCCCCCACCGTGAGCGTCGGCGAGGCCCTGCGCGCATCCTGGGCGATCCCCGGTTGGATGCCGCCGGTCCCGGTCGGCGACCGCCTCTTCGTCGACGGGGGTGCGGCGTCGACCGCGTCGGTGGACCTCCTCACGTCCCGCGACGCGGACCTGGTCTACGTGATCGCCCCGATGGCCTCGGCGCCGGGCGTCCGCGCACCCGGGCCCGGCGGCGTGCTGGAACACCGCCTGCTCCGGCGCCCGATGTCGACGGGTCTCGACGCCGAGATCGCCTCCGCCCGCGCACGCGGGACCACCGTCATCCCCATCCGTCCCACGGCACGGGACCTCGCGGGCCTCGGCGCCAACTTCATGCGCCGCTCCCGCCGGGCCGCCGCGTTCGAGGCCGCCATGACGACCGCCCCCGGAACCGTGCGCGCCGCACTGTCCGGGGACACCCTGTCCGGGAACGGAACCGGCGCGTAG
- a CDS encoding peroxidase-related enzyme (This protein belongs to a clade of uncharacterized proteins related to peroxidases such as the alkylhydroperoxidase AhpD.) yields the protein MSDRYPLAELADLPDDLRERILAEQEKAGFVPEVFLMFGRRPAEWRAFFAYHDAVMDREGSNMSKADKEMIIVTISAQNNCQFCVVAHGAILRIVKKDPYLSDQLAVSHHKAELTPRERAICDFATKVNLRSDELVDADFAALHAHGLDDEDAWDIATITGLFGLSNRVANATDMRPNPEFYTMGRLPRST from the coding sequence ATGTCCGACCGTTACCCCCTCGCCGAACTCGCCGATCTGCCCGACGACCTGCGGGAGCGCATCCTCGCGGAGCAGGAGAAGGCCGGGTTCGTCCCCGAGGTGTTCCTGATGTTCGGACGCCGACCCGCGGAGTGGCGGGCGTTCTTCGCCTACCACGACGCGGTGATGGACCGCGAGGGCTCGAACATGTCCAAGGCGGACAAGGAGATGATCATCGTGACCATCTCCGCGCAGAACAACTGCCAGTTCTGCGTGGTGGCTCACGGGGCGATCCTTCGGATCGTCAAGAAGGACCCGTACCTCTCCGACCAGTTGGCCGTGAGCCATCACAAAGCCGAACTGACCCCCCGGGAGCGCGCGATCTGCGACTTCGCCACCAAGGTCAACCTGCGGTCCGACGAGCTCGTCGACGCCGACTTCGCCGCGCTGCACGCGCACGGCCTGGACGACGAGGACGCGTGGGACATCGCGACGATCACCGGCCTGTTCGGGCTGAGCAACCGGGTGGCCAACGCCACCGACATGCGGCCGAACCCGGAGTTCTACACGATGGGTCGGCTGCCGCGGTCGACGTAG
- a CDS encoding PPOX class F420-dependent oxidoreductase, producing MNDSPLTDDLRRLLAAPNPCVMATLRKDGSPVTVPTWYRLVDDRIHLNLDAGRVRLQHLRRDPRVALSVLDADDWYSHVSIQGRITEITEDPDLSGIDALSRHYTDQPYPVRDRPRVDAWLEIERVHTWGSAARS from the coding sequence GTGAACGACTCCCCGTTGACCGACGACCTGCGCCGCCTACTCGCCGCACCGAACCCGTGCGTCATGGCGACGCTGCGCAAGGACGGCTCGCCGGTGACCGTGCCCACCTGGTATCGGTTGGTCGACGACCGAATCCACCTCAACCTGGACGCCGGCCGCGTCCGGCTGCAGCACCTGCGGCGAGACCCGCGGGTGGCACTGTCCGTGCTGGACGCCGACGACTGGTACTCGCACGTGAGCATCCAGGGTCGGATCACCGAGATCACCGAGGATCCCGACCTGTCCGGCATCGACGCGCTGTCCCGGCACTACACAGACCAGCCCTACCCGGTCCGCGACCGTCCCCGTGTCGACGCCTGGCTGGAGATCGAGCGCGTACACACGTGGGGGTCCGCGGCGCGATCCTGA
- a CDS encoding diacylglycerol kinase yields MAIRVAQIATGNAGAIALRQLIEDPRFELVGVWVHSAAKAGRDAGELAGLEVTTGVTATTSSADIIAARPDCVVYCAMSDNRPVEAARDIREYLSAGINVAGTAPTPLINPVAGIPDSARAKLEAAALEGGATLFVTGVDPGFTNDLLPLVITGTCREVRQVRCTEFSDYATYDSTESMVDVMGFGTPLDQTPLLFLPGVLTAGWGASIHLLAAGLGVEVDEITEHVEREPAPETYEVAACTIAEGTQAGFRFQITGMVAGEPVIVVEHVTRTRDDLRPDWPYAVQEGHSYRVEVIGEPSYVLDLAAQSADGDHNYSAILAGVGRVVNAVPAVVAAAPGLTTTLQMPLTGAPGLVGAR; encoded by the coding sequence ATGGCCATCCGGGTCGCACAGATCGCCACGGGCAACGCCGGGGCGATCGCCCTGCGCCAGCTCATCGAGGACCCGCGTTTCGAACTCGTGGGCGTCTGGGTGCACTCCGCGGCGAAGGCGGGGAGGGACGCAGGTGAACTCGCCGGTCTCGAGGTGACGACCGGCGTCACCGCCACCACGAGCTCGGCCGACATCATCGCCGCGAGGCCTGACTGCGTGGTCTACTGCGCGATGAGCGACAACCGGCCGGTGGAGGCCGCGCGTGACATCCGCGAGTACCTCTCCGCCGGGATCAATGTGGCCGGCACCGCGCCCACCCCGCTCATCAACCCCGTCGCCGGGATCCCCGACAGTGCCCGCGCCAAGCTCGAGGCCGCGGCACTGGAGGGCGGGGCCACCCTCTTCGTGACCGGCGTGGACCCGGGTTTCACCAACGACCTCCTGCCGCTCGTGATCACCGGGACCTGCCGCGAGGTGCGTCAGGTCCGCTGCACCGAGTTCTCCGACTACGCCACCTACGATTCCACCGAGTCGATGGTCGACGTGATGGGGTTCGGCACCCCTCTCGACCAGACCCCGCTGCTGTTCCTGCCCGGTGTGTTGACCGCAGGGTGGGGCGCGTCGATCCACCTGCTCGCGGCCGGGTTGGGCGTGGAGGTGGACGAGATCACCGAACATGTCGAGCGCGAACCCGCGCCGGAGACCTACGAGGTCGCGGCCTGCACCATCGCCGAGGGCACCCAGGCGGGGTTCCGTTTCCAGATCACCGGGATGGTGGCGGGCGAGCCCGTCATCGTGGTCGAACACGTCACCCGCACCCGGGACGACCTGCGTCCGGACTGGCCGTACGCGGTCCAGGAAGGTCACTCCTACCGCGTCGAGGTGATCGGCGAGCCGTCGTACGTCCTCGACCTGGCCGCGCAGAGCGCGGACGGTGACCACAACTACTCGGCGATCCTGGCCGGGGTCGGCCGGGTCGTCAACGCCGTTCCCGCCGTCGTGGCCGCCGCACCGGGACTGACCACCACATTGCAGATGCCGCTCACCGGAGCTCCGGGCCTCGTCGGCGCGCGCTGA
- a CDS encoding isochorismatase family protein: MTDSRRALVLVDIQNEYFTGPLEIQFPPRDASLARILRAVEIADQADIPVAVVQHELPEGAPVFAGGSTGWELHPDLHAALPADPARFSKTFASIFDGTGMTDWLRENSIDTLTLVGYMTNNCIIGSAVGAEPLGFAVEVLSDATGAIHISNEAGSVSAEQVHTTLMAVLNSNLAAVATTDAWAEAVGAGTALPGSDLGSSAMQGRSEY; this comes from the coding sequence ATGACCGACTCCCGCCGCGCCCTCGTCCTGGTCGACATCCAGAACGAGTACTTCACCGGCCCACTCGAGATCCAGTTCCCGCCCCGCGACGCCTCGCTCGCCCGGATCCTTCGCGCAGTCGAGATCGCCGACCAGGCCGACATCCCTGTCGCAGTGGTCCAGCACGAACTCCCCGAGGGCGCGCCCGTGTTCGCCGGCGGCAGCACGGGCTGGGAGCTCCATCCGGACCTGCACGCCGCCCTGCCCGCCGATCCGGCCCGGTTCAGCAAGACCTTCGCCAGCATCTTCGACGGCACCGGCATGACCGACTGGCTCCGTGAGAACTCGATCGACACCCTCACGCTCGTCGGGTACATGACCAACAACTGCATCATCGGCAGCGCGGTGGGTGCCGAGCCGCTCGGCTTCGCCGTCGAGGTTCTCTCCGACGCCACCGGCGCGATACACATCTCCAACGAGGCGGGCTCGGTCTCCGCCGAGCAGGTCCACACCACTCTCATGGCGGTCCTCAACTCCAACCTCGCGGCTGTGGCCACCACCGACGCGTGGGCCGAGGCCGTGGGCGCCGGGACCGCGCTTCCGGGCAGCGACCTGGGAAGCTCCGCCATGCAGGGTCGCAGCGAGTACTGA
- a CDS encoding metal-sensitive transcriptional regulator, whose amino-acid sequence MVEHGYTPHKEDHLKRLRRIEGQARGLQRMVEEDKYCIDILTQVSAMTRALQSLSLNLLEEHLGHCVAGAIENGGPEGEAKLKEANAAIARLVKS is encoded by the coding sequence ATGGTTGAGCACGGATACACCCCGCACAAGGAAGACCACCTCAAGCGGCTGCGCCGCATCGAGGGGCAGGCCCGGGGCCTGCAGCGGATGGTCGAGGAGGACAAGTACTGCATCGACATCCTCACCCAGGTCTCCGCCATGACCCGGGCTCTTCAGTCGCTCTCGCTCAACCTGCTCGAGGAGCACCTCGGCCACTGCGTGGCCGGCGCCATCGAGAACGGCGGTCCCGAGGGTGAGGCCAAGCTCAAGGAGGCCAACGCCGCCATCGCACGCCTGGTCAAGTCCTGA
- a CDS encoding heavy-metal-associated domain-containing protein: MSATATFTVSGMTCGHCVASVKEEVSEIPGVQAVEVDLESGRLVVVAPDPVDPALVRAAVDEAGYTLDAADEVTTP; encoded by the coding sequence ATGTCCGCCACCGCGACCTTCACCGTCTCCGGAATGACCTGCGGCCACTGCGTCGCCTCCGTCAAGGAGGAGGTCTCCGAGATCCCCGGCGTCCAGGCGGTCGAGGTCGACCTGGAGTCGGGCCGCCTCGTCGTCGTCGCCCCCGACCCCGTCGACCCCGCGCTCGTCCGCGCGGCCGTGGACGAGGCCGGGTACACACTCGACGCCGCGGATGAGGTGACCACGCCATGA